The proteins below come from a single Zea mays cultivar B73 chromosome 8, Zm-B73-REFERENCE-NAM-5.0, whole genome shotgun sequence genomic window:
- the LOC103635177 gene encoding uncharacterized protein isoform X1, with protein MAAHGKGAGRKWPMPRISSPSSATTELAWSRLGSLATTPQGPSSPASWGARATLVSWSGWGRRTPTSVTRFCKPIMTKPKVALKPQTLSPQPEAQAPHDPQTPEQQQSGTGVGV; from the exons ATGGCGGCCCATGGCAAAGGAGCAG GTAGAAAATGGCCGATGCCGAGGATATCCAGCCCCTCGTCTGCGACAACGGAACTGGCATGGTCAAG GCTGGGTTCGCTGGCGACGACGCCCCAAGGGCCGTCTTCCCCAGCATCGTGGGGCGCCCGCGCCACATTGGTGTCATGGTCGGGATGGGGCAGAAGGACGCCTACGTCGGTGACGAG GTTCTGCAAACCGATCATGACAAAACCAAAGGTAGCTTTGAAGCCGCAGACTCTGTCTCCACAACCTGAAGCCCAAGCACCTCATGATCCTCAAACACCAGAGCAACAACAAAGCGGGACTGGTGTAGGCGTGTAG
- the LOC103635177 gene encoding uncharacterized protein isoform X2 has protein sequence MPRISSPSSATTELAWSRLGSLATTPQGPSSPASWGARATLVSWSGWGRRTPTSVTRFCKPIMTKPKVALKPQTLSPQPEAQAPHDPQTPEQQQSGTGVGV, from the exons ATGCCGAGGATATCCAGCCCCTCGTCTGCGACAACGGAACTGGCATGGTCAAG GCTGGGTTCGCTGGCGACGACGCCCCAAGGGCCGTCTTCCCCAGCATCGTGGGGCGCCCGCGCCACATTGGTGTCATGGTCGGGATGGGGCAGAAGGACGCCTACGTCGGTGACGAG GTTCTGCAAACCGATCATGACAAAACCAAAGGTAGCTTTGAAGCCGCAGACTCTGTCTCCACAACCTGAAGCCCAAGCACCTCATGATCCTCAAACACCAGAGCAACAACAAAGCGGGACTGGTGTAGGCGTGTAG